In Chromatiales bacterium 21-64-14, one genomic interval encodes:
- a CDS encoding aliphatic sulfonate ABC transporter substrate-binding protein — protein sequence MRFFKRFACIFTMLCLFQGGFATAAHAAITLGVSDWPGWVAWYVAKKEGYFHKYHVDVKLVWFPSYVDSINALSAGQLDANSQALIDSLAPIEKGLPLKVILVTDNSAGNDALMVANSIHTFGDLTGKTIAVEKSSIEEYLATTAMRRRGFDPKKAKWVYMGTGDAAAALMAGRVDGAGVWNPWINRVALAHQGHALVTSADFPGLIPDLVVAQESALKKHRQEFVGLVKAWYDVVRFIHRNPLRAAEIMAPHVGLHAKEYELSLKGTRLFDVRLNRQAMQKDRSPVSLYRSTVDTGAFLKAVGAITKVPDPSAFIDPYYVRAAARH from the coding sequence ATGCGTTTTTTCAAACGATTCGCTTGCATATTTACGATGCTGTGCCTGTTTCAGGGTGGTTTCGCCACTGCCGCGCATGCCGCGATCACGCTCGGGGTGAGCGACTGGCCCGGCTGGGTGGCCTGGTACGTCGCCAAAAAGGAGGGCTACTTCCACAAGTACCACGTGGACGTGAAGCTGGTTTGGTTCCCATCCTATGTGGATTCCATCAACGCCCTGTCGGCGGGCCAGCTCGATGCCAACAGCCAGGCACTCATCGATTCCCTTGCACCGATCGAAAAGGGTCTGCCGCTCAAGGTCATCCTGGTGACCGACAACTCCGCGGGCAATGACGCCCTGATGGTGGCGAACAGCATCCACACCTTCGGAGACCTCACCGGAAAGACCATCGCCGTGGAGAAGAGCTCGATCGAGGAGTATCTGGCCACCACCGCCATGCGCCGGCGCGGCTTCGATCCAAAGAAGGCCAAGTGGGTCTACATGGGTACCGGGGACGCGGCGGCCGCCCTGATGGCGGGGCGGGTCGACGGGGCGGGCGTATGGAATCCGTGGATTAACCGCGTGGCGCTCGCCCACCAGGGTCACGCGCTGGTGACCAGCGCGGACTTCCCGGGCCTGATCCCGGATCTGGTAGTGGCGCAGGAAAGCGCGCTGAAGAAACATCGCCAGGAGTTCGTGGGCCTGGTGAAGGCCTGGTACGACGTGGTGCGCTTCATCCATCGCAATCCGCTGCGGGCGGCGGAGATCATGGCGCCGCATGTGGGGCTCCACGCAAAGGAGTATGAGCTCTCCCTCAAGGGCACGCGGCTGTTCGATGTGCGTCTCAACCGGCAGGCGATGCAGAAGGACCGCTCGCCCGTGAGCCTGTACCGCAGCACCGTGGATACCGGCGCGTTTCTGAAGGCGGTAGGCGCGATCACGAAGGTGCCGGATCCCAGCGCCTTCATCGACCCCTACTATGTGCGCGCGGCCGCGCGGCACTGA